The following coding sequences lie in one Desulfotignum phosphitoxidans DSM 13687 genomic window:
- a CDS encoding hybrid sensor histidine kinase/response regulator, translating into MKNKISDKVPEKTDRCRILMEQSRDGIVILDQTGQVIESSQRFADMIGHPLDSMTRLKVFDWEYLFSPEQILEMINQVDEKGDHFETTHRRRDGSTYDVEITTNAAWFDGQKQIFCICRDITERKQIEAENENLQTQLIQAQKMESVGRLAGGVAHDFNNMLGIILGRLEFAMEKVHKNDSVYVDLKEIETAAKRSADITNQLLAFARKQPVSPRQLGLNDTVKNMLNLLRRLIGEDIDLIWKPGGSLWPLKMDPSQIDQILANLCVNARDAITGVGSLTIETGKQSFDEKFCSEHPGFIPGDFVRLTISDTGCGMDKNTLDNIFEPFFTTKGVGRGTGLGLSTVYGIVKQNKGFIHVHSEPGQGTSFNIYLPRFKGQNKTNMTMTGEKAASGGTETILLVEDDPAILRMTRSMLERNGYSVISAATPRQALTAMKNHAGTIDLLLTDVIMPEMNGQDLAEKITAINPVIKRLFMSGYTADIITHHTILNDSAAFIQKPFSMADLAEKLRGLLDGK; encoded by the coding sequence CCTCTTGACTCCATGACCCGGCTCAAGGTGTTTGACTGGGAATATCTTTTTTCACCCGAACAAATACTTGAAATGATCAATCAGGTTGATGAAAAAGGAGATCATTTTGAAACCACACACCGGCGAAGAGACGGCAGCACCTATGATGTTGAAATAACAACCAATGCCGCCTGGTTTGATGGACAAAAGCAAATCTTTTGCATCTGTCGGGATATTACTGAACGAAAACAGATCGAGGCTGAGAACGAAAATCTTCAAACCCAACTCATTCAGGCCCAGAAGATGGAATCCGTAGGTCGCCTGGCCGGTGGTGTGGCCCACGATTTCAACAATATGCTGGGAATCATTCTGGGTCGCCTGGAATTTGCCATGGAAAAAGTCCACAAAAATGATTCAGTATATGTTGACTTGAAAGAAATTGAAACTGCGGCAAAGCGATCAGCTGATATCACAAATCAGCTGCTGGCCTTTGCCAGAAAACAACCGGTCTCACCCAGACAGCTGGGTTTGAACGATACGGTAAAAAACATGCTCAATCTGCTGCGTCGCCTCATCGGTGAAGACATTGATCTGATCTGGAAGCCGGGCGGTTCTTTATGGCCTTTAAAAATGGATCCCTCCCAGATCGACCAAATCCTTGCCAATTTATGTGTCAATGCCCGGGATGCCATCACCGGTGTCGGCAGTCTTACCATAGAAACCGGCAAACAGTCTTTTGATGAAAAATTTTGCAGTGAACATCCGGGTTTCATTCCCGGTGATTTTGTGCGGTTGACCATCAGTGATACCGGTTGCGGCATGGACAAAAACACGCTGGACAATATCTTTGAACCTTTTTTCACTACCAAGGGAGTCGGCCGGGGAACCGGTCTGGGACTTTCAACCGTCTACGGCATCGTAAAACAGAATAAAGGATTCATCCATGTCCACAGTGAGCCCGGCCAAGGGACCAGTTTCAACATCTATCTACCCCGATTTAAAGGTCAAAACAAAACTAACATGACGATGACGGGGGAAAAAGCAGCTTCAGGCGGAACAGAAACCATACTGCTTGTGGAAGATGACCCTGCCATTCTCAGAATGACCCGTTCAATGCTGGAACGAAACGGGTATTCAGTGATTTCTGCGGCCACACCCAGACAAGCCCTGACAGCGATGAAAAACCATGCCGGCACCATTGATCTGCTGCTGACCGATGTGATCATGCCGGAGATGAACGGCCAGGACCTGGCAGAAAAAATCACGGCGATTAATCCGGTCATCAAACGGTTGTTCATGTCCGGATATACCGCTGATATCATCACCCATCATACAATTTTGAACGATTCCGCGGCATTTATTCAAAAACCTTTTTCAATGGCTGATCTGGCAGAAAAACTGCGAGGACTGCTGGATGGAAAATAA
- a CDS encoding two-component system sensor histidine kinase NtrB, translating into MENKQEKQTQQFLEAINKTTIDGFWALNTQGIIVEVNDAFCLMTGYSRKELVGMTIGNLDTIESFDITAARIERIVTNGSESFETRHRRKDGTTFPIEISATWMTSNGGRLICFGPDITERKQTENRIRHLQKSESLDRMAGAMAHHYNNLLTSVMGNLEMAMEALPKNSRITSNLKGAMQAAERISKLGTTMRIYLGQTHPSQKRLNLSETCRNAVSTHLPDFPSWILLETNFFEPGPMIRANTDEIGQLLKILLNNAREAIGDQPGTIYVSTCEVLAGKITGTLRLPVDFRPEGSDFACIRIQDTGPGIPEKNLEKIFDPFYSTKFVGRGLGLPIALGTIKSLGGCITVTADAGSGPVFQIFIPISDKPVQGD; encoded by the coding sequence ATGGAAAATAAACAGGAAAAACAGACCCAACAGTTTCTCGAAGCCATTAACAAAACCACTATCGACGGTTTCTGGGCTCTGAACACACAAGGAATCATTGTCGAAGTCAATGATGCATTCTGCCTGATGACCGGATATTCCAGAAAGGAGCTGGTGGGAATGACCATTGGAAATCTGGATACCATCGAATCTTTCGACATCACGGCCGCCCGGATTGAACGAATTGTCACCAATGGATCAGAATCGTTTGAAACCCGGCATCGCCGAAAGGACGGGACCACCTTTCCCATAGAAATTTCCGCCACCTGGATGACCTCGAACGGCGGACGACTGATTTGCTTCGGCCCGGATATCACGGAACGCAAACAAACTGAAAACCGGATTCGCCATCTTCAGAAATCAGAAAGCCTGGACCGCATGGCTGGTGCTATGGCCCATCATTACAACAATCTGTTGACTTCTGTAATGGGAAACCTGGAAATGGCCATGGAAGCACTGCCTAAAAACAGCCGAATCACCTCGAATCTGAAAGGGGCCATGCAGGCGGCGGAACGCATTTCAAAACTGGGAACCACCATGCGGATCTATCTGGGACAGACACATCCATCCCAAAAACGGCTGAATCTGTCAGAAACCTGCCGAAATGCTGTTTCAACACATCTGCCGGATTTCCCATCATGGATCTTACTGGAAACAAATTTCTTTGAACCAGGCCCAATGATCCGGGCGAACACGGACGAAATCGGACAGCTTCTGAAAATTCTGCTCAACAATGCCAGGGAAGCTATTGGGGATCAACCCGGAACCATATATGTCAGCACCTGTGAGGTGCTTGCCGGAAAAATTACTGGGACCTTGCGTCTCCCAGTGGATTTTCGACCTGAGGGTTCCGATTTTGCCTGTATCCGGATTCAGGACACCGGCCCGGGTATTCCGGAGAAGAATCTTGAAAAAATATTCGATCCTTTCTATTCTACTAAATTTGTCGGCCGGGGACTGGGACTGCCCATTGCCCTGGGTACCATAAAATCTTTGGGCGGCTGCATCACAGTGACGGCAGATGCGGGAAGCGGCCCGGTTTTCCAAATTTTTATACCGATTTCAGACAAACCTGTTCAAGGAGACTGA
- the dctP gene encoding TRAP transporter substrate-binding protein DctP has translation MAAPKLLPIMRISVENTASHFQTRAVERFAQQLKTALDKRIDVQFFSNARLFRDADVIRALGQGKIEMAVPGTWHVTRYVPDVGVFQLPVFYGRSAQDIYSILDSPLGKNLNARIEKTLNFKVIGGWIDLGYAHLFGIRQQIRQHEDIEGLKVRVAGGLANKLRIQGLGGDPMIIPWPDLPDHIYRGRVDAVLTTYETIKSAQMWDMGVTSVFEDRQYFPQYVPLIRNSFWKRLPEDIQQIIMDLWENNIDDSRNLAADSQHQAKDRLLEEKVMVSKPLPKQMDAWRNRLIPLQDGFVKQLGIDPDLVRQVTRELERQ, from the coding sequence ATGGCCGCTCCAAAACTGCTGCCGATAATGCGAATTTCCGTGGAAAACACGGCATCCCATTTTCAGACCCGGGCTGTGGAACGGTTTGCACAGCAACTGAAAACCGCCCTGGACAAACGGATCGATGTCCAGTTTTTTTCTAATGCCCGGTTGTTCAGAGATGCGGATGTGATCCGGGCTTTGGGCCAGGGAAAAATTGAAATGGCGGTTCCCGGCACCTGGCACGTCACCCGGTACGTACCGGATGTCGGGGTGTTTCAGCTGCCGGTATTTTACGGCAGAAGCGCCCAGGACATCTACAGCATCCTGGACAGCCCCCTGGGAAAAAATCTCAACGCCCGCATCGAAAAAACCCTGAATTTCAAAGTGATCGGCGGATGGATCGATCTGGGGTATGCCCATCTGTTCGGCATCCGGCAGCAGATCCGGCAGCATGAAGACATAGAAGGGCTGAAGGTCCGGGTGGCCGGCGGTCTTGCCAATAAACTGAGAATCCAGGGGCTGGGCGGCGATCCCATGATCATTCCCTGGCCGGATCTGCCGGATCACATTTACCGGGGCCGGGTCGATGCTGTACTCACCACCTATGAAACCATTAAAAGCGCTCAAATGTGGGACATGGGTGTGACATCCGTGTTCGAGGACCGCCAGTATTTTCCCCAGTATGTCCCGCTGATACGCAACTCCTTCTGGAAAAGGCTGCCTGAAGACATTCAGCAGATTATCATGGACCTCTGGGAAAACAACATTGACGATTCCCGGAATCTGGCAGCCGATTCCCAGCACCAGGCCAAAGACCGGTTGCTGGAAGAAAAAGTGATGGTGTCCAAGCCTTTGCCAAAACAGATGGATGCCTGGCGGAACCGGCTGATCCCTCTCCAGGACGGGTTTGTCAAACAGCTGGGAATTGATCCGGACCTGGTCCGCCAGGTCACCCGGGAGCTGGAAAGACAATGA
- a CDS encoding cache domain-containing protein: protein MTNRQAAFFRDRMFMPIIVMTCAIAAGFLALSAASILRNRAQHLNEGMIKSRTQAQVLGESISGMLYTVDYALLAAASMIKNQNNPIEEGFSPETSAFIKEEFTFLPRVRDIVFTHADGNREWRVLESDLPVTLTSFEKFQFAWLESAVEPQFFENTQALILLSRRVENRQNQFIGVLTAIMDTSFFFNRYDDYLHIDAQGIALFDAQGRLLAGDRIHQDDTRMVSTYQLRNFPFHVAVMHDKKNLLNKWRQETTRDVALISATFITALITLMLALRQRKLRRKAEHRLMEHHQSLEETIRLRTNELQAANTGLKGKNRDLEAAMKEIKTLSGLLPICMHCKKIRDDQGYWKQMETYIHEHSDAQFSHSICRECAEKFYPDLDIYEDEED, encoded by the coding sequence ATGACGAACAGGCAGGCTGCTTTTTTCCGGGACCGCATGTTCATGCCGATTATCGTGATGACCTGTGCAATTGCCGCCGGGTTTCTGGCATTGAGTGCGGCATCGATTCTGAGGAACAGGGCCCAGCATCTCAACGAAGGGATGATCAAATCCAGGACCCAGGCTCAGGTCCTGGGGGAAAGCATTTCCGGCATGCTGTACACGGTGGATTACGCCCTGCTGGCTGCCGCCTCAATGATCAAAAACCAGAACAATCCCATCGAGGAGGGTTTCAGCCCGGAAACATCGGCGTTCATCAAAGAAGAGTTCACTTTTCTGCCGCGGGTCCGGGACATTGTGTTCACCCATGCCGACGGAAACAGAGAATGGCGTGTCCTGGAATCTGATCTGCCTGTCACGCTGACCTCTTTTGAAAAATTTCAGTTTGCCTGGCTGGAATCTGCGGTGGAACCTCAATTTTTCGAGAACACCCAGGCTCTGATTCTGTTGAGCCGCCGGGTGGAAAACCGGCAAAACCAATTTATCGGTGTTCTCACCGCCATCATGGACACTTCGTTTTTTTTCAACAGATATGATGACTATCTGCACATAGATGCCCAAGGCATCGCGCTTTTTGATGCACAGGGCCGGCTTCTGGCCGGGGACCGCATACATCAGGATGACACCCGAATGGTTTCAACCTATCAGTTACGCAATTTCCCGTTTCACGTGGCGGTCATGCATGACAAAAAAAACCTGCTCAATAAATGGCGGCAGGAAACCACACGGGACGTCGCCCTGATCAGTGCCACATTCATCACCGCCCTGATCACCCTGATGCTGGCTTTGCGACAGCGGAAACTGCGCAGAAAAGCGGAACATCGCCTCATGGAACACCACCAGAGCCTGGAAGAAACCATTCGCCTGCGCACCAACGAATTGCAGGCTGCCAACACCGGTCTGAAGGGAAAAAACCGGGATCTTGAAGCCGCCATGAAGGAAATCAAAACCTTAAGCGGACTTTTACCCATCTGCATGCACTGCAAAAAAATCCGGGACGACCAAGGGTATTGGAAACAGATGGAAACCTATATCCACGAGCATTCCGATGCGCAATTCAGCCACAGCATCTGCCGGGAATGTGCGGAAAAATTCTACCCGGATCTGGATATTTATGAAGATGAAGAGGATTGA
- a CDS encoding NAD(P)/FAD-dependent oxidoreductase, whose translation MENKYDAIVIGAGIIGACTGFELAKKGLKVLNVDKLPEAGHGSTSGSCAIIRLHYSTPDGVAMAREGYFYWVDWAKYLGTVDETGLVKYINTGCMVMKTEKNHNLEKVRAALDELSVPYWDFGPKEITELLPILDTRGFGPPALPSDARFGTPTRDAIAGALYIPESGLISDPKQSTHNVQRAAEARGGKFLFNARVAEIRKKDNQVQGITLADGTQIDAPVVINVAGPHSFQINRMAGVEDEMNIKTRALRQEVCHVPAPEGFDYNHLGTIISDGDVGCYSRPEVGNNILIGSEDPECDTLEYIDDPDNYNTDFTEQWTTQVMREAQRIPDMRIPNKPSGIVDLYDCTDDWIPIYDRSSLNGFYMAVGTSGNQFKNAPVAGALMAQLVQEVENGRDHDKDPVHFTMKYTKRPCNIGFYSRLRKINPDSSFSVIG comes from the coding sequence ATGGAAAACAAATATGATGCCATTGTCATCGGCGCCGGCATCATCGGCGCCTGCACCGGATTCGAGCTGGCCAAAAAAGGCCTGAAGGTGCTCAATGTGGACAAACTGCCGGAAGCGGGCCATGGCTCCACCTCAGGATCATGCGCCATTATCCGGCTGCATTACTCCACCCCGGACGGGGTGGCCATGGCCAGAGAAGGCTATTTCTACTGGGTGGATTGGGCCAAATACCTGGGCACGGTGGATGAAACCGGGCTGGTGAAATACATCAACACCGGGTGCATGGTCATGAAAACCGAAAAAAACCACAACCTGGAAAAGGTCAGGGCCGCCCTGGATGAACTGAGTGTGCCTTACTGGGATTTCGGCCCCAAAGAGATCACGGAACTGCTTCCCATCCTGGACACCCGGGGATTCGGTCCTCCTGCGCTGCCCAGTGATGCGCGTTTCGGCACCCCCACCCGGGATGCCATTGCAGGCGCCCTGTATATTCCTGAATCCGGGTTGATTTCCGATCCCAAACAGTCCACCCACAACGTGCAGCGGGCTGCAGAAGCCAGGGGCGGGAAATTTCTGTTCAATGCAAGGGTGGCCGAAATCCGGAAAAAAGACAACCAGGTCCAGGGCATTACGCTGGCGGACGGCACACAGATCGATGCCCCCGTGGTGATCAACGTGGCCGGACCGCACTCGTTCCAGATCAACCGCATGGCCGGTGTGGAAGACGAGATGAACATCAAGACAAGAGCCCTGCGCCAGGAGGTCTGTCATGTGCCGGCCCCGGAAGGATTTGACTACAACCATTTGGGCACCATTATCTCGGACGGGGATGTGGGATGCTATTCCAGACCGGAAGTGGGCAACAACATCCTGATCGGGTCAGAAGATCCGGAATGCGATACCCTGGAATACATCGATGATCCGGACAATTACAACACCGACTTCACGGAACAGTGGACCACCCAGGTGATGAGAGAGGCCCAGCGGATTCCGGACATGCGCATTCCCAACAAACCCAGCGGCATCGTGGACCTGTACGACTGCACCGACGACTGGATCCCCATCTATGACCGGTCCAGCCTCAACGGATTCTACATGGCCGTGGGCACCAGCGGAAACCAGTTCAAGAACGCCCCTGTAGCAGGCGCGCTCATGGCCCAACTGGTGCAGGAAGTGGAAAACGGCCGGGATCATGACAAAGACCCCGTGCATTTTACCATGAAATACACCAAACGGCCCTGCAACATCGGGTTTTATTCCCGGTTGCGCAAAATCAATCCGGATTCCAGTTTTTCCGTGATCGGATAA
- a CDS encoding TRAP transporter large permease has translation MEFVLIGFAVCLVLIVIGVPVAMAFGVLTVMLLYFFGQDAGYLIEVTYKKVDSVILFAVPLFILFGTLLDATGLAKRLIDFVNLLMTRFRSALGAVTVVTTALFSSISGTDSAAIACIGTVMIPRLVAKGYHRGHATALVACSGILGQLVPPSVPMIFYAIITGSSILGVWFATLGPAILIVIMYCFLNAWAVRKMPIVPEEKFDSFGEQMTHITKAGIHCIPVLLLPFFIFGSLYSGLITPTEVALIGVFYVLALGFYYRALTWQEIKIAAISTAVISGAVTLMFYFTETTSKILILEGITDELGAWVVANSPNQAVTLFMLNIILLLLGMMMNDLSGTVLSAGLLWPIASAAGVDPYHFAAITGVNLGLGTVTPPTAPMLFLAGRIGNSSAEEYIKPALVLMIAGMVPVLLITTYWPDLCLFIPKALGFIK, from the coding sequence ATGGAATTTGTTCTGATCGGTTTTGCCGTCTGCCTGGTGCTCATTGTCATAGGTGTGCCCGTGGCCATGGCTTTCGGGGTGCTCACGGTCATGCTGCTGTATTTTTTCGGGCAGGATGCCGGGTATCTCATTGAAGTCACTTACAAAAAAGTGGATTCGGTCATATTGTTTGCCGTGCCGTTGTTCATCCTGTTCGGTACGCTTTTGGATGCCACGGGCCTTGCCAAGCGGCTCATTGACTTTGTGAATCTGCTGATGACCCGGTTCCGCAGTGCCCTGGGCGCCGTCACCGTGGTGACCACGGCGTTGTTCAGTTCTATTTCCGGCACGGATTCGGCCGCCATCGCCTGCATCGGCACGGTCATGATTCCGCGCCTGGTGGCCAAAGGGTATCACCGGGGCCATGCCACAGCTCTGGTGGCATGTTCCGGTATTTTAGGCCAGCTGGTGCCCCCCAGCGTACCCATGATTTTTTACGCCATTATCACGGGATCTTCTATTTTAGGGGTGTGGTTCGCCACCCTGGGGCCGGCCATTCTTATTGTGATCATGTACTGCTTTCTCAATGCCTGGGCCGTGCGGAAAATGCCCATTGTGCCGGAAGAAAAATTTGATTCATTCGGCGAACAGATGACGCATATCACCAAAGCCGGGATTCACTGTATCCCGGTGCTGCTGCTGCCGTTTTTTATTTTCGGCTCCTTGTATTCAGGGTTGATCACGCCCACGGAAGTGGCGTTGATCGGGGTGTTTTATGTGCTGGCGTTGGGATTCTATTACCGGGCGCTGACCTGGCAGGAGATCAAGATCGCCGCCATCAGCACAGCGGTCATCAGCGGGGCCGTGACCCTGATGTTCTATTTCACGGAAACCACCAGCAAGATTTTGATTCTGGAAGGGATCACGGATGAGCTGGGGGCCTGGGTGGTGGCCAACTCCCCGAACCAGGCCGTGACCCTGTTCATGCTCAACATAATTTTGCTGCTCCTGGGTATGATGATGAATGATCTGTCCGGCACGGTCCTGTCCGCAGGCCTGTTATGGCCCATTGCCTCAGCTGCCGGCGTGGATCCCTATCATTTTGCCGCCATCACCGGGGTGAATCTGGGGCTGGGCACGGTCACACCGCCCACGGCACCGATGCTGTTTCTGGCGGGCCGGATCGGTAACAGTTCAGCGGAAGAATATATCAAGCCGGCCCTGGTGCTGATGATTGCCGGGATGGTGCCGGTGCTGCTGATCACCACCTACTGGCCGGACCTGTGCCTGTTCATTCCCAAAGCATTGGGGTTTATTAAATAA
- a CDS encoding TRAP transporter small permease, translated as MTHDTMNASNPIHRAGLILVKIQRFFLFYLFLVLVVAMLFELLVRFFLKQSIFGLSDFIGFASVWLYAIGAALASYDRTHIKAEFVNVFAKSPRVRNMCRLVSALVSAGMSMIFTKWSWDLCVYSVSVGEVTQAYPVPKVIFQSSFFVGGILMVIYFLWEAVDCWNDFKNNA; from the coding sequence ATGACACATGATACCATGAACGCCTCAAATCCCATTCACCGGGCCGGACTGATCCTGGTTAAGATTCAGCGGTTTTTTCTGTTTTATCTGTTTTTGGTACTGGTGGTGGCCATGCTGTTTGAGCTGCTGGTCCGGTTTTTTCTGAAACAGTCCATTTTCGGGCTCTCGGATTTCATCGGATTTGCTTCCGTGTGGCTCTATGCCATCGGCGCGGCCCTGGCTTCCTATGACCGCACCCATATCAAGGCGGAATTTGTGAACGTATTTGCCAAATCCCCCCGGGTCAGAAACATGTGCCGGCTGGTGAGCGCCCTGGTTTCTGCGGGCATGTCCATGATCTTCACCAAATGGAGCTGGGATTTGTGCGTCTACAGCGTGTCCGTGGGAGAAGTCACCCAGGCCTATCCTGTGCCCAAGGTGATTTTCCAGTCTTCTTTTTTTGTGGGCGGCATTCTCATGGTGATCTATTTTCTGTGGGAAGCAGTGGACTGCTGGAATGATTTTAAAAACAATGCATGA
- the dctP gene encoding TRAP transporter substrate-binding protein DctP encodes MKKMIRRSIAVLCMLAFAGSAVFAQTAFAADLPELNLKVSQAMMPKTSLTHQLIEEFAANVTERTEGKVTFKIFGPEIGDWTELERMTKRGAVDMQFNAFDTGLDARWNFFTLPFMVSNWDQVRKVFSKGGIITELGEKWAEEKGLYYLGPWLNNLASLGMQDKVVTNEADAKGLKIRVPPIDTYRCFVDKMGFSPVTIPWAEAPTAVATGLVDGWVGSGAVYMYDLFRDVAKVMVVTYDSPETWHVTFNLDKWQKLPEAYQTIITEEVEKVIDKHLDLVEKEELDNQAKLVEAGWQIVVPTDEEMAAWKENCLECWDSYEEIVGKENIEKLLEEVNQ; translated from the coding sequence ATGAAAAAAATGATTCGCCGCAGTATTGCTGTGTTGTGCATGCTGGCTTTTGCCGGGTCTGCCGTTTTCGCGCAGACCGCTTTTGCCGCAGACCTGCCTGAATTGAACCTGAAGGTGTCCCAGGCCATGATGCCCAAGACCAGCCTGACCCATCAGCTGATCGAAGAATTTGCCGCCAATGTCACTGAGCGGACCGAGGGCAAAGTGACTTTCAAGATTTTCGGCCCTGAGATCGGGGACTGGACCGAGCTGGAGCGCATGACCAAACGCGGGGCCGTGGATATGCAGTTCAATGCATTTGACACCGGCCTGGATGCCCGGTGGAACTTTTTCACCCTGCCGTTCATGGTATCCAACTGGGACCAGGTCAGAAAAGTGTTCAGCAAAGGCGGTATTATCACGGAACTGGGCGAAAAATGGGCTGAAGAAAAAGGCCTGTATTATTTAGGTCCCTGGCTGAACAACCTGGCCAGTTTGGGCATGCAGGACAAAGTGGTCACCAATGAAGCCGATGCCAAGGGTTTGAAAATCCGGGTGCCGCCCATTGATACTTATCGCTGCTTTGTGGATAAAATGGGGTTCTCTCCGGTAACCATTCCCTGGGCCGAAGCCCCGACCGCCGTGGCCACGGGCCTGGTGGACGGCTGGGTGGGTTCCGGGGCCGTGTACATGTATGACCTGTTCCGGGATGTGGCCAAAGTCATGGTCGTGACCTATGACAGTCCGGAAACCTGGCATGTCACATTCAACCTGGACAAATGGCAGAAACTGCCGGAAGCCTATCAGACCATCATTACCGAGGAAGTGGAAAAAGTCATCGACAAACATCTGGATCTGGTGGAAAAAGAAGAACTGGACAACCAGGCCAAGCTGGTCGAGGCCGGTTGGCAGATTGTGGTTCCCACGGACGAGGAAATGGCGGCATGGAAAGAAAACTGCCTGGAATGCTGGGACAGCTATGAAGAGATCGTCGGCAAGGAAAATATCGAAAAACTGCTGGAAGAAGTCAACCAATAG